The Anabrus simplex isolate iqAnaSimp1 chromosome 1, ASM4041472v1, whole genome shotgun sequence genome window below encodes:
- the LOC136874067 gene encoding trigger factor isoform X2, with the protein MRGLVVLCVLLALATAFPDEQQAQVSEEKKDVDTPVVNSEDAQEVGKHQPHGHHDHDWDHHNHHNDAWDHHHHHEDHNNDHHHNDSDNDNHQPDPSNLCAAARSDRWHLPYPQDVHKFVKCDLNTGKGTIFTCPSDLVFNPAIQVCAHEVAFN; encoded by the exons GTCTTGTAGTTCTGTGTGTACTTCTTGCTTTGGCTACGGCCTTCCCTGATGAACAGCAAGCACAAGTTTCAGAAGAGAAGAAGGATGTCGACACCCCAGTTGTAAACTCTGAGGATGCTCAAGAAGTAGGCAAACATCAACCCCATGGCCATCATGACCACGACTGGGACCACCATAACCACCACAATGATGCCTgggatcatca CCACCATCATGAAGACCATAATAACGACCATCACCACAATGATAGTGATAATGACAACCACCAGCCTGATCCATCAAACTTGTGCGCAGCCGCCAGATCTGACAGGTGGCACTTGCCCTACCCTCAAGACGTACATAAGTTCGTCAAGTGTGACCTGAACACAGGGAAAGGCACAATCTTCACCTGTCCATCTGATCTCGTTTTCAACCCCGCCATCCAAGTCTGTGCTCATGAGGTGGCCTTCAACTAA
- the LOC136874067 gene encoding C-module-binding factor A isoform X1 has protein sequence MRGLVVLCVLLALATAFPDEQQAQVSEEKKDVDTPVVNSEDAQEVGKHQPHGHHDHDWDHHNHHNDAWDHHHHHDDHNNDHPHHHEDHNNDHHHNDSDNDNHQPDPSNLCAAARSDRWHLPYPQDVHKFVKCDLNTGKGTIFTCPSDLVFNPAIQVCAHEVAFN, from the coding sequence GTCTTGTAGTTCTGTGTGTACTTCTTGCTTTGGCTACGGCCTTCCCTGATGAACAGCAAGCACAAGTTTCAGAAGAGAAGAAGGATGTCGACACCCCAGTTGTAAACTCTGAGGATGCTCAAGAAGTAGGCAAACATCAACCCCATGGCCATCATGACCACGACTGGGACCACCATAACCACCACAATGATGCCTgggatcatcaccaccatcatgatGATCATAACAATGATCACCCCCACCATCATGAAGACCATAATAACGACCATCACCACAATGATAGTGATAATGACAACCACCAGCCTGATCCATCAAACTTGTGCGCAGCCGCCAGATCTGACAGGTGGCACTTGCCCTACCCTCAAGACGTACATAAGTTCGTCAAGTGTGACCTGAACACAGGGAAAGGCACAATCTTCACCTGTCCATCTGATCTCGTTTTCAACCCCGCCATCCAAGTCTGTGCTCATGAGGTGGCCTTCAACTAA